In one window of Hevea brasiliensis isolate MT/VB/25A 57/8 chromosome 10, ASM3005281v1, whole genome shotgun sequence DNA:
- the LOC110653768 gene encoding uncharacterized protein LOC110653768 isoform X4: MALSLSTHRHNIFVLSTSKTIAIGHGRTKSRRADSMVVKLAVAYEEGQLKRPKWGGETPLSRLVGALISFKPLSALLKLGARQVLISTAEKNNIPWREMRREILESDVYKEIESIQNPSIIYPDYYLNPFHAYDEGNLSWLAAAEAEPATMSIARRAMRNASSPEEANQVMRGNWLQAIQQHHLQHSGNSMISDILDIGCSVGVDTRFLADNFPLAKVTGLDLSPYFLSVAQFKEKKRAPRKNPINWVHANGEDTGLPSKSYDLVSIAYVLHECPERAIVNIVREAFRLLRPGGTLALTDQAPESKILQELPPVLFTLLKSTEPFLDEYYLTDLEGRLKDAGFVNIQSVLTSPRDKTVTATVPPLNM, from the exons ATGGCATTGTCTTTGTCTACACATCGCCACAACATCTTTGTTCTTTCCACGAGCAAAACCATAGCCATTGGCCATGGAAGAACCAAATCAAGAAGAGCAGATTCGATGGTTGTTAAGTTGGCTGTGGCCTACGAAGAGGGACAGTTAAAAAGGCCCAAGTGGGGAGGAGAGACCCCTCTCTCTCGTCTTGTTGGAGCTCTCATTTCCTTCAAGCCATTATCTGCACTGCTCAAGCTTGGTGCCAGACAAGTTCTTATCAG CACAGCTGAGAAGAACAACATTCCATGGAGAGAAATGAGGAGAGAGATTCTGGAATCAGATGTGTATAAGGAGATAGAGAGCATTCAAAACCCCTCAATTATATACCCTGATT ATTATCTCAATCCTTTCCATGCATATGATGAGGGAAATCTTTCATGGCTC GCTGCAGCAGAAGCAGAACCTGCAACCATGTCAATTGCGAGAAGAGCAATGCGTAATGCTTCCTCACCAGAAGAAGCAAATCAAGTAATGCGTGGAAATTGGCTTCAAGCAATTCAACAACATCATCTACAGCATTCTGGAAATTCCATGATAAGTGACATTCTAGATATTGGATGCTCTGTAGGTGTCGACACAAGATTTCTTGCTGACAACTTTCCTTTGGCAAAAGTCACT GGCCTTGATCTGTCTCCTTACTTTCTTTCTGTAGCTCAATTCAAGGAAAAGAAGAGAGCCCCAAGAAAGAATCCGATCAACTGGGTACATGCTAATGGGGAGGACACAGGCCTGCCCTCCAAATCATATGACCTTGTTTCTATTGCATATGTG ctCCATGAATGCCCTGAAAGAGCAATAGTTAATATAGTGAGGGAAGCATTTCGGCTACTTCGACCTGGAGGCACGCTAGCTTTGACAGATCAGGCG CCTGAATCGAAGATCCTTCAG GAATTGCCTCCAGTTCTGTTCACGTTATTGAAGAGCACTGAGCCATTTTTAGATGAATACTATTTGACTGATCTGGAAGGAAGACTGAAGGACGCAGGATTTGTGAATATACAATCAGTACTTACGAGTCCAAGGGACAAGACTGTAACAGCAACAGTGCCTCCATTAAACATGTAA
- the LOC110653768 gene encoding uncharacterized protein LOC110653768 isoform X2, which produces MALSLSTHRHNIFVLSTSKTIAIGHGRTKSRRADSMVVKLAVAYEEGQLKRPKWGGETPLSRLVGALISFKPLSALLKLGARQVLISTAEKNNIPWREMRREILESDVYKEIESIQNPSIIYPDCDHLNLWHSKFNAFLACIWFLGCRLLIHDVHIFSSIVNFSDYLNPFHAYDEGNLSWLAAAEAEPATMSIARRAMRNASSPEEANQVMRGNWLQAIQQHHLQHSGNSMISDILDIGCSGLDLSPYFLSVAQFKEKKRAPRKNPINWVHANGEDTGLPSKSYDLVSIAYVLHECPERAIVNIVREAFRLLRPGGTLALTDQAPESKILQELPPVLFTLLKSTEPFLDEYYLTDLEGRLKDAGFVNIQSVLTSPRDKTVTATVPPLNM; this is translated from the exons ATGGCATTGTCTTTGTCTACACATCGCCACAACATCTTTGTTCTTTCCACGAGCAAAACCATAGCCATTGGCCATGGAAGAACCAAATCAAGAAGAGCAGATTCGATGGTTGTTAAGTTGGCTGTGGCCTACGAAGAGGGACAGTTAAAAAGGCCCAAGTGGGGAGGAGAGACCCCTCTCTCTCGTCTTGTTGGAGCTCTCATTTCCTTCAAGCCATTATCTGCACTGCTCAAGCTTGGTGCCAGACAAGTTCTTATCAG CACAGCTGAGAAGAACAACATTCCATGGAGAGAAATGAGGAGAGAGATTCTGGAATCAGATGTGTATAAGGAGATAGAGAGCATTCAAAACCCCTCAATTATATACCCTGATTGTGACCATCTGAACTTATGGCATTCCAAATTTAATGCTTTTCTTGCTTGTATATGGTTTCTTGGTTGTAGACTTTTAATAcatgatgtacacattttttctTCGATTGTGAATTTTTCAGATTATCTCAATCCTTTCCATGCATATGATGAGGGAAATCTTTCATGGCTC GCTGCAGCAGAAGCAGAACCTGCAACCATGTCAATTGCGAGAAGAGCAATGCGTAATGCTTCCTCACCAGAAGAAGCAAATCAAGTAATGCGTGGAAATTGGCTTCAAGCAATTCAACAACATCATCTACAGCATTCTGGAAATTCCATGATAAGTGACATTCTAGATATTGGATGCTCT GGCCTTGATCTGTCTCCTTACTTTCTTTCTGTAGCTCAATTCAAGGAAAAGAAGAGAGCCCCAAGAAAGAATCCGATCAACTGGGTACATGCTAATGGGGAGGACACAGGCCTGCCCTCCAAATCATATGACCTTGTTTCTATTGCATATGTG ctCCATGAATGCCCTGAAAGAGCAATAGTTAATATAGTGAGGGAAGCATTTCGGCTACTTCGACCTGGAGGCACGCTAGCTTTGACAGATCAGGCG CCTGAATCGAAGATCCTTCAG GAATTGCCTCCAGTTCTGTTCACGTTATTGAAGAGCACTGAGCCATTTTTAGATGAATACTATTTGACTGATCTGGAAGGAAGACTGAAGGACGCAGGATTTGTGAATATACAATCAGTACTTACGAGTCCAAGGGACAAGACTGTAACAGCAACAGTGCCTCCATTAAACATGTAA
- the LOC110653768 gene encoding uncharacterized protein LOC110653768 isoform X5, with protein MALSLSTHRHNIFVLSTSKTIAIGHGRTKSRRADSMVVKLAVAYEEGQLKRPKWGGETPLSRLVGALISFKPLSALLKLGARQVLISTAEKNNIPWREMRREILESDVYKEIESIQNPSIIYPDYYLNPFHAYDEGNLSWLAAAEAEPATMSIARRAMRNASSPEEANQVMRGNWLQAIQQHHLQHSGNSMISDILDIGCSGLDLSPYFLSVAQFKEKKRAPRKNPINWVHANGEDTGLPSKSYDLVSIAYVLHECPERAIVNIVREAFRLLRPGGTLALTDQAPESKILQELPPVLFTLLKSTEPFLDEYYLTDLEGRLKDAGFVNIQSVLTSPRDKTVTATVPPLNM; from the exons ATGGCATTGTCTTTGTCTACACATCGCCACAACATCTTTGTTCTTTCCACGAGCAAAACCATAGCCATTGGCCATGGAAGAACCAAATCAAGAAGAGCAGATTCGATGGTTGTTAAGTTGGCTGTGGCCTACGAAGAGGGACAGTTAAAAAGGCCCAAGTGGGGAGGAGAGACCCCTCTCTCTCGTCTTGTTGGAGCTCTCATTTCCTTCAAGCCATTATCTGCACTGCTCAAGCTTGGTGCCAGACAAGTTCTTATCAG CACAGCTGAGAAGAACAACATTCCATGGAGAGAAATGAGGAGAGAGATTCTGGAATCAGATGTGTATAAGGAGATAGAGAGCATTCAAAACCCCTCAATTATATACCCTGATT ATTATCTCAATCCTTTCCATGCATATGATGAGGGAAATCTTTCATGGCTC GCTGCAGCAGAAGCAGAACCTGCAACCATGTCAATTGCGAGAAGAGCAATGCGTAATGCTTCCTCACCAGAAGAAGCAAATCAAGTAATGCGTGGAAATTGGCTTCAAGCAATTCAACAACATCATCTACAGCATTCTGGAAATTCCATGATAAGTGACATTCTAGATATTGGATGCTCT GGCCTTGATCTGTCTCCTTACTTTCTTTCTGTAGCTCAATTCAAGGAAAAGAAGAGAGCCCCAAGAAAGAATCCGATCAACTGGGTACATGCTAATGGGGAGGACACAGGCCTGCCCTCCAAATCATATGACCTTGTTTCTATTGCATATGTG ctCCATGAATGCCCTGAAAGAGCAATAGTTAATATAGTGAGGGAAGCATTTCGGCTACTTCGACCTGGAGGCACGCTAGCTTTGACAGATCAGGCG CCTGAATCGAAGATCCTTCAG GAATTGCCTCCAGTTCTGTTCACGTTATTGAAGAGCACTGAGCCATTTTTAGATGAATACTATTTGACTGATCTGGAAGGAAGACTGAAGGACGCAGGATTTGTGAATATACAATCAGTACTTACGAGTCCAAGGGACAAGACTGTAACAGCAACAGTGCCTCCATTAAACATGTAA
- the LOC110653768 gene encoding uncharacterized protein LOC110653768 isoform X1 encodes MALSLSTHRHNIFVLSTSKTIAIGHGRTKSRRADSMVVKLAVAYEEGQLKRPKWGGETPLSRLVGALISFKPLSALLKLGARQVLISTAEKNNIPWREMRREILESDVYKEIESIQNPSIIYPDCDHLNLWHSKFNAFLACIWFLGCRLLIHDVHIFSSIVNFSDYLNPFHAYDEGNLSWLAAAEAEPATMSIARRAMRNASSPEEANQVMRGNWLQAIQQHHLQHSGNSMISDILDIGCSVGVDTRFLADNFPLAKVTGLDLSPYFLSVAQFKEKKRAPRKNPINWVHANGEDTGLPSKSYDLVSIAYVLHECPERAIVNIVREAFRLLRPGGTLALTDQAPESKILQELPPVLFTLLKSTEPFLDEYYLTDLEGRLKDAGFVNIQSVLTSPRDKTVTATVPPLNM; translated from the exons ATGGCATTGTCTTTGTCTACACATCGCCACAACATCTTTGTTCTTTCCACGAGCAAAACCATAGCCATTGGCCATGGAAGAACCAAATCAAGAAGAGCAGATTCGATGGTTGTTAAGTTGGCTGTGGCCTACGAAGAGGGACAGTTAAAAAGGCCCAAGTGGGGAGGAGAGACCCCTCTCTCTCGTCTTGTTGGAGCTCTCATTTCCTTCAAGCCATTATCTGCACTGCTCAAGCTTGGTGCCAGACAAGTTCTTATCAG CACAGCTGAGAAGAACAACATTCCATGGAGAGAAATGAGGAGAGAGATTCTGGAATCAGATGTGTATAAGGAGATAGAGAGCATTCAAAACCCCTCAATTATATACCCTGATTGTGACCATCTGAACTTATGGCATTCCAAATTTAATGCTTTTCTTGCTTGTATATGGTTTCTTGGTTGTAGACTTTTAATAcatgatgtacacattttttctTCGATTGTGAATTTTTCAGATTATCTCAATCCTTTCCATGCATATGATGAGGGAAATCTTTCATGGCTC GCTGCAGCAGAAGCAGAACCTGCAACCATGTCAATTGCGAGAAGAGCAATGCGTAATGCTTCCTCACCAGAAGAAGCAAATCAAGTAATGCGTGGAAATTGGCTTCAAGCAATTCAACAACATCATCTACAGCATTCTGGAAATTCCATGATAAGTGACATTCTAGATATTGGATGCTCTGTAGGTGTCGACACAAGATTTCTTGCTGACAACTTTCCTTTGGCAAAAGTCACT GGCCTTGATCTGTCTCCTTACTTTCTTTCTGTAGCTCAATTCAAGGAAAAGAAGAGAGCCCCAAGAAAGAATCCGATCAACTGGGTACATGCTAATGGGGAGGACACAGGCCTGCCCTCCAAATCATATGACCTTGTTTCTATTGCATATGTG ctCCATGAATGCCCTGAAAGAGCAATAGTTAATATAGTGAGGGAAGCATTTCGGCTACTTCGACCTGGAGGCACGCTAGCTTTGACAGATCAGGCG CCTGAATCGAAGATCCTTCAG GAATTGCCTCCAGTTCTGTTCACGTTATTGAAGAGCACTGAGCCATTTTTAGATGAATACTATTTGACTGATCTGGAAGGAAGACTGAAGGACGCAGGATTTGTGAATATACAATCAGTACTTACGAGTCCAAGGGACAAGACTGTAACAGCAACAGTGCCTCCATTAAACATGTAA
- the LOC110653768 gene encoding uncharacterized protein LOC110653768 isoform X3 → MALSLSTHRHNIFVLSTSKTIAIGHGRTKSRRADSMVVKLAVAYEEGQLKRPKWGGETPLSRLVGALISFKPLSALLKLGARQVLISTAEKNNIPWREMRREILESDVYKEIESIQNPSIIYPDCDHLNLWHSKFNAFLACIWFLGCRLLIHDVHIFSSIVNFSDYLNPFHAYDEGNLSWLAAAEAEPATMSIARRAMRNASSPEEANQVMRGNWLQAIQQHHLQHSGNSMGLDLSPYFLSVAQFKEKKRAPRKNPINWVHANGEDTGLPSKSYDLVSIAYVLHECPERAIVNIVREAFRLLRPGGTLALTDQAPESKILQELPPVLFTLLKSTEPFLDEYYLTDLEGRLKDAGFVNIQSVLTSPRDKTVTATVPPLNM, encoded by the exons ATGGCATTGTCTTTGTCTACACATCGCCACAACATCTTTGTTCTTTCCACGAGCAAAACCATAGCCATTGGCCATGGAAGAACCAAATCAAGAAGAGCAGATTCGATGGTTGTTAAGTTGGCTGTGGCCTACGAAGAGGGACAGTTAAAAAGGCCCAAGTGGGGAGGAGAGACCCCTCTCTCTCGTCTTGTTGGAGCTCTCATTTCCTTCAAGCCATTATCTGCACTGCTCAAGCTTGGTGCCAGACAAGTTCTTATCAG CACAGCTGAGAAGAACAACATTCCATGGAGAGAAATGAGGAGAGAGATTCTGGAATCAGATGTGTATAAGGAGATAGAGAGCATTCAAAACCCCTCAATTATATACCCTGATTGTGACCATCTGAACTTATGGCATTCCAAATTTAATGCTTTTCTTGCTTGTATATGGTTTCTTGGTTGTAGACTTTTAATAcatgatgtacacattttttctTCGATTGTGAATTTTTCAGATTATCTCAATCCTTTCCATGCATATGATGAGGGAAATCTTTCATGGCTC GCTGCAGCAGAAGCAGAACCTGCAACCATGTCAATTGCGAGAAGAGCAATGCGTAATGCTTCCTCACCAGAAGAAGCAAATCAAGTAATGCGTGGAAATTGGCTTCAAGCAATTCAACAACATCATCTACAGCATTCTGGAAATTCCAT GGGCCTTGATCTGTCTCCTTACTTTCTTTCTGTAGCTCAATTCAAGGAAAAGAAGAGAGCCCCAAGAAAGAATCCGATCAACTGGGTACATGCTAATGGGGAGGACACAGGCCTGCCCTCCAAATCATATGACCTTGTTTCTATTGCATATGTG ctCCATGAATGCCCTGAAAGAGCAATAGTTAATATAGTGAGGGAAGCATTTCGGCTACTTCGACCTGGAGGCACGCTAGCTTTGACAGATCAGGCG CCTGAATCGAAGATCCTTCAG GAATTGCCTCCAGTTCTGTTCACGTTATTGAAGAGCACTGAGCCATTTTTAGATGAATACTATTTGACTGATCTGGAAGGAAGACTGAAGGACGCAGGATTTGTGAATATACAATCAGTACTTACGAGTCCAAGGGACAAGACTGTAACAGCAACAGTGCCTCCATTAAACATGTAA
- the LOC110653769 gene encoding uncharacterized protein LOC110653769: MALSLSTHRHNIFDLSTSKTIAIGHGRTKSRRVDSMVVKLAVAYEEGQLKRPKWAGETPLSRLVGALISFKPLSALLKLGARQVLISTAEKNNIPWREMRREILESDVYKEIESIQNPSIIYPDCDHLNLWHSKFNAFLACIWFLGCRLLILDVHIFSSIVNFSDYLNPFHAYDEGNLSWLAAAEAEPATMSIARRAMPNASSPEEANQVMRGNWLQAIQQHHLQHSGNSMISDILDIGCSVGVTTRFLADNFPLAKVTGLDLSPYFLSVAQFKEKKRAPRKNPTNWIHANGEDTGLPSKSYDLVSIAYVLHECPERAIVNIVREAFRLLRPGGMLALTDQAPESKILQVMEKEEQAPNDQVAEEAEAIELVLFQVSECYVYLIPPRKSAASYRADEWNVNKWAWEGTLKVISKGEECIIILEDKTTGELYARAFLRNGEPHPVEPVIDSSRYFVLRIEENIGGRLRHAFIGIGFRERTEAYDFQAALHDHVKYLNKKKTAEEMEQHFQKTSSVDYSLKEGETLVLQIKNKGGCGAKSKIFEQGLNNLSIEEKGNRKEPILSIRPPPPPPGPLSPAASVQNSPSNLPPKMSLDGTSKDEFPNPRMEDPKEQISSMNESTQDIQDDDFGDFQAAD; the protein is encoded by the exons ATGGCACTGTCTTTGTCTACACATCGGCACAACATCTTTGATCTTTCCACGAGCAAAACCATAGCCATTGGCCATGGAAGAACCAAATCAAGAAGAGTAGATTCGATGGTTGTTAAGTTGGCTGTGGCCTACGAAGAGGGACAGTTAAAAAGGCCCAAGTGGGCAGGAGAGACCCCTCTCTCTCGTCTTGTTGGAGCTCTCATTTCCTTCAAGCCATTATCTGCACTGCTCAAGCTTGGTGCCAGACAAGTTCTTATCAG CACAGCTGAGAAGAACAACATTCCATGGAGAGAAATGAGGAGAGAGATTCTGGAATCAGATGTGTATAAGGAGATAGAGAGCATTCAAAACCCCTCAATTATATACCCTGATTGTGACCATCTGAACTTATGGCATTCCAAATTTAATGCTTTTCTTGCTTGTATATGGTTTCTTGGTTGTAGACTTTTAATacttgatgtacacattttttctTCGATTGTGAATTTTTCAGATTATCTCAATCCTTTCCATGCATATGATGAGGGAAATCTTTCATGGCTC GCTGCAGCAGAAGCAGAACCTGCAACCATGTCAATTGCGAGACGAGCAATGCCTAATGCTTCCTCACCAGAAGAAGCAAATCAAGTAATGCGTGGAAATTGGCTTCAAGCAATTCAACAACATCATCTACAGCATTCTGGAAATTCCATGATAAGTGACATTCTAGATATTGGATGCTCTGTAGGTGTCACCACAAGATTTCTTGCTGACAACTTTCCTTTGGCAAAAGTCACT GGGCTTGATCTGTCTCCTTACTTTCTTTCTGTAGCTCAATTCAAGGAAAAGAAGAGAGCCCCAAGAAAGAATCCGACTAACTGGATACATGCTAATGGGGAGGACACAGGCCTGCCCTCCAAATCATATGACCTCGTTTCTATTGCATATGTG ctCCATGAATGCCCTGAAAGAGCAATAGTTAATATAGTGAGGGAAGCATTTCGGCTACTTCGACCTGGAGGCATGCTAGCTTTGACAGATCAGGCG CCTGAATCGAAGATCCTTCAG GTTATGGAGAAAGAAGAGCAGGCGCCAAATGATCAAGTGGCAGAAGAAGCTGAAGCGATTGAGCTTGTTCTCTTTCAAGTCTCTGAATGCTACGTTTACTTG ATACCTCCAAGGAAAAGTGCTGCTTCTTACAG GGCTGATGAATGGAATGTCAACAAATGGGCATGGGAGGGGACACTGAAAGTCATTAGCAAAGGCGAAGAGTGCATTATCATACTTGAAGACAAAACCACAG GTGAATTGTATGCCAGGGCATTTTTAAGAAATGGGGAACCACATCCAGTGGAACCTGTAATTGACAGCAGCAG ATATTTTGTGCTGCGAATAGAAGAAAATATTG GTGGCCGCCTTCGGCATGCATTTATTGGCATAGGATTTCGAGAAAGAACAGAAGCCTATGACTTTCAGGCGGCCCTGCACGATCATGTGAA ATATCTGAACAAAAAGAAAACTGCAGAAGAAATGGAACAACATTTTCAGAAAACTTCCTCAGTTGATTACAGTTTAAAGGAAGGGGAGACCCTTGTCCTCCAAATTAAAAAT AAAGGTGGCTGTGGTGCGAAGTCAAAGATTTTTGAGCAGGGTCTAAATAATCTGTCGATAGAGGAGAAGGGTAACCGAAAAGAGCCCATCCTCAGTATCAGACCACCCCCACCACCCCCAGGACCACTTTCACCTGCTGCGTCTGTACAAAATTCTCCATCAAACCTGCCACCAAAAATGTCACTTGATGGAACTTCTAAAGACGAGTTTCCTAACCCCAGAATGGAAGACCCAAAAGAGCAAATTTCTTCCATGAATGAGAGCACACAGGATATCCAAGATGATgattttggagactttcaagcAGCTGATTGA